The Brevibacillus choshinensis genome includes the window GCTCTCGCCTGATAAAGTGTTTACGAGGGAAGAACTGCTTAAGGATGTTTGGCATTACGAGTTTTTCGGAGATTTGCGCACGGTAGATACACACATCAAACGTTTGCGTGAAAAATTAAACCGCGTCTCTCCACAAGCTGCAAATATGATTGCCACTGTGTGGGGCGTCGGCTACAAACTAGAGGTGCCAAAATAAAGTGGACGTCTTTTTTCGCAGTGTTGTAGGAAAGCTATGGATGACCATTATTGCCTTGTTCGCTCTGGTCTTGACGATTTTCAGCTTGCTCATTGTGCAATCCTTCGACAGCTTTTATTCCAACCGACAAACCAAAAACTTGCAGGAGCTAGCTGAAGGCTTGTCGAGTGGGTTGTCCGCAAGTGAAAATATACAAGGTGCATTGGAGATGGCAGCTACTTTTGGCGTAGTGCATCATACCGGAATGGTGGTCTTGGACGATCAGAAAAATGTGGTGGGAAAGAGTGAAGGAAAAGGACTTCCCGCCATTCCGGTGAATGAGCTGCTAGCTACACCTGAGTTGAAGCTGCAAGACGCCTTAGCAGGCAAACATCCTGCGCCCCAACGACTTTATTTGCCGGTAGGCTCCGGTGATCAAAAAAATCCGAGTGCAAATGTACAAATTATAGTAGTAGCCGTGCCAATGGAATATTCCGTTGGAAAGCATGGGTCGGTCGTCATGTACCAGGCGATCGAAGATTTTGATGATACAGTGAACGAAGTCCGCTTTCTTATTTTTGTAGTTGGCGTAATTGCTTTTGTCTCTACAACAGTATTCGCATTCTTCCTCTCGTCGAGAATCACGATCCCTCTGCGTCAGATGAAGGAAACGGCTCATCGGATTGCAGAAGGGGATTTTCATGCCGAGATCCCGATCCGAACGGCTGATGAAACAGGGGAGTTGGCGGCTTCGTTTAATACGATGGCCACGAGACTCAATCAACTGGTGGATGCTTTGTCCAAAGAGAAGGAACAGCTGGCGATTGTACTGCGAAGCATGGTGGACGGCGTCGTGATGTTAGATGCGGAAGGCAAGATTGCCTTGACGAACCCTCCCGCAGAGCGATTTTTACGAGATTGGAAGTTTCAGTACTCCGATGAGGCTGTACCACTGTATTCGATCTATCAGCAGGTCGTGCAGACGGGTCAAGAAGTCACGGAAGACATTCCTTTGCAAGGGCGGATATGGACGCTCGTTATGGTACCTGTAAACGACCGTGAACAAATCCGTGGAGCCGTAGCAGCCTTGCGTGATATGACACAGGAGCGCAAGCTGGACAAAATGCGTAACGACTTCGTGGCCAATGTTTCTCATGAACTGCGAACACCGCTTTCTATGCTTCAAGGCTATAGCGAGGCGATCGTGGACGATATCGTAACAACTCCGGAAGAACATAAAGAGCTTGCCCAAATCATTTATGACGAATCAGTCCGGATGACCAAGCTCGTCAATGAATTATTGAGTTTGGCGAGGATGGAAGCAGGGCATGTGGAGTTGTTCCGAGAAACGCTGGAGCTGCGTCCGTACATGGAAAGGATTCAGCGGAAATTTACGAATTTGGCGAGGGAGCGGGATATACAACTGCTTCTGGAAATATCGACCTCTCACAGTACGGTAAACATTGATCCGGATCGAATGGAACAAGTGTTGACCAATCTCATTGACAATGCACTACGGCATACGCCAAGCAAAGGAAGCGTGACGATACGTGCTCGCGGCGATAAAACTTTGCTACTTGAAATCAGCGATACGGGCAGTGGTATCCCTCAGGAAGATCTGCCGTTTGTTTTTGAACGCTTTTATAAAGCCGACAAAGCGCGGACGCGTGGTCGGGTAGGTGGCACAGGTCTTGGTCTGGCAATAGCCAAGAACCTCGTCGAAGCGCACGGCGGGACGATAAGCGTACAGAGCAAAGTGGGAGAGGGAACGACGTTTACCATTGCGTTGATGTTGCAAACGAAAACAAATAGGAGTGTAGAGAGA containing:
- a CDS encoding ATP-binding protein, with product MDVFFRSVVGKLWMTIIALFALVLTIFSLLIVQSFDSFYSNRQTKNLQELAEGLSSGLSASENIQGALEMAATFGVVHHTGMVVLDDQKNVVGKSEGKGLPAIPVNELLATPELKLQDALAGKHPAPQRLYLPVGSGDQKNPSANVQIIVVAVPMEYSVGKHGSVVMYQAIEDFDDTVNEVRFLIFVVGVIAFVSTTVFAFFLSSRITIPLRQMKETAHRIAEGDFHAEIPIRTADETGELAASFNTMATRLNQLVDALSKEKEQLAIVLRSMVDGVVMLDAEGKIALTNPPAERFLRDWKFQYSDEAVPLYSIYQQVVQTGQEVTEDIPLQGRIWTLVMVPVNDREQIRGAVAALRDMTQERKLDKMRNDFVANVSHELRTPLSMLQGYSEAIVDDIVTTPEEHKELAQIIYDESVRMTKLVNELLSLARMEAGHVELFRETLELRPYMERIQRKFTNLARERDIQLLLEISTSHSTVNIDPDRMEQVLTNLIDNALRHTPSKGSVTIRARGDKTLLLEISDTGSGIPQEDLPFVFERFYKADKARTRGRVGGTGLGLAIAKNLVEAHGGTISVQSKVGEGTTFTIALMLQTKTNRSVERNDQDDLI